The DNA window GGTTATCGTGACGAAAAATACCTCCATTTAAAAATCTATGACCTTCCGTTTCTCAACATCAGAAAAGAGCTATAGTACGCAATTCCGAGAAGAACCGATAAGACGCCCGCTCCGATCTTTTTTGCGGATTTCAAGATTCGTAACCCGATCGTCCATCATCTTTGCCTGCTGCGCCAGGGCATTGCGCTGTTCCGGCGGAAGACTCTGCGCAAGATAATCCATTTCATCGGCCATATTTCGCTGAAGGCACTGGGCGGAAAACCTCATTTGCGCTACGTCCAAATCCTCTCGTTCTCTGGTGATGCGCTCTTTTATATCGTGTATTTGTACTTGGAGTCCGTTTCGCTGCTGTTCCAGTAAAGCATGTTGCCGGCGATTTACTTTCTCCTGTTTTTCCGATGCGGCAACCAGCTGCATGCTTTTTTGCTCCTCGTCGTCGGGATTTTTGGTTCCATAGGTTGTTTTTCGATGGGCTTTCCGTTCATCAAGGACTGCTTTCGCTTTTTGAAGCATCTCGTGGTTCTTGTTGTGGGCGGCGGCTAGCGTTTCGATGACACCGTGAGATTTCTGGATCTGGATTTGATGTGTATGCAGGAGCTGAGTCCATTCTGCTTTTTTGTCCGAATGCTGCTGCCATGCCTGCTGTCGCTGGAGCAATGCGGTGGATAACTCGTGCAGCTTTTGCGGCAATACGACAATACCGAAAGGCGCGAGCCGTTCCAGCAGCTCCTGCTGCGACAACTGGCCCTGCCTTGATAAATCATTCTGCTCCGTTATCAGTCGCTGCTGTGCATTTTTTTCCTCTGATAACGTCTGCTGTACCTGCGCCAGCTGTTTTTCGGCCAACCGGCACGCCGCCTCTGCTATTTGCGTCGTTTTTTCCTGTTGTACAATGGTTTGTTCCAACTGCTCCGCCTGATCAATACGTTGGCTCAGCGACGCAATCCGCCGCTCTGTTTCATCGATTTGCGGTACGTGACCGGACGCAAAAGGATGCTGTACTGCTCCGCACAGCGGACAGGGTTTTCCATCCACCAGTTTGGCACGTTCCTCTTCCAAGCCTGCAATCTTCTGTAAAAAAGCCATTTCCCGCAAACAACAATCCTTTTCGTTACGGTATTCCCGCAGCAAGCGATCGCCAAGCAATGCCTTAAGCGATGTGCGGGCGGCATCTTCCTGTATCTTAGATATTTCTACCTTTTTTTGGTGCCGAAGATGATCGCGTTCGACCTGGTTCAGTGCTTTTTCAGCCGAAGCCAAGGTGTGAGCACCTTTTGCGATCTGCTGCGCATTAGCTAAGCCCTTTTCAGAGAAATCCTGCAGCTGCGACAGACGCAAATCAAGTCCGGAACGTTCCGTGACCAGCGCGGCATCGGACGCGTGCGCTGTCAAATAAAGCTCCAGGTCATCAAGCTTTTTTTGTGCTTGCTCGCGGTTTACCTCCGCCTGTTTTCCCTCTTTTTCATGTTGAAGAAGAACCAGTCGGGTGCGATCAAATTCCGATTGCTGGTCTTGCAAACGACTAGACTGCTCATCAATGCTCTGATCCATCCGGCGCATCTGTTTGATACATTCCTGCTGCAACAACTGGGCGTTTTTGGCCTCCTGCATGATTTTTTCTGCAGCAACAAGACGTGACAAAGCCTCCGCCACAGCCTTTTCCGATTCAGGCAGACGAGAAACCAACTGCTTACATTGCTCCTGGTCGGCCATGTATTGTTTTCGGGCGGATATCAGAGTCGCATACGCACAATCCAATTCCGAGGCCTGCAATGCACGGAGCAGCCGCTGCTTTTCCGGCTCGAAACCGATCAACTCCGACTGCAAGGCAACATACTCCGCATCAATAACCTGCAACTCCTGTTTCAAGGAGTCCATCTCTTTCAACCAGCGAACATCAAGGGTTCGCTGCTCTTTTTTTTCGGATAAGGTTTTCCATTCGGCCTGCTGCTCATCCAATTCTGCCCGTTTTGCAGCCTCTTCTTCCGCACTGAACATAACCAGTCCATCGGTCTCGGCACGCAGAAAATCCAGTTTCTCATTTTCCGCCCGATGCCGTTCATGCACACATACTGAAATACGACTATATACTTCCGTACCTGTTATCTGTTCCAAAATGGGTGCACGATCCCCGGACGAGGCTTCTAAAAAAACGGAAAAACCTCCCTGAGCCAACAGCATCGAACGTGTAAAACGATCAAAGTCCATGCCCGTCTTTTCGACCACGACGGCACCAATCCGACTTTTTTTATCTTCAATAATCACCCCGTCGCCATCCCGTTCCCCGTTTTTTATTTCGGCAATTTCATGAAGGGGCGCGACCAAATTTCCGTTTGGATTTCTGCGTGCACGGTGCTGACTCCAGCAACACCGAAACACCCCTGCCTGCGACATAAAGGTAACCTCTGCAAAACACTCACCCGTCCGTCGTGACATAATCTCATTGGTACTCTGGGTGATATTTTTTAATCGCGGGGTACGCCCGTACAAAGCCAGGCAGATGGCATCCAGAATAGTCGATTTCCCGGCACCCGTGGGGCCGGTGATGGCAAAAATGCCGTCGGACACATAGTTCGGACGGGTAAAATCAATGCACCATTCCCCGTGCAATGAATTTAGATTTTTGAAGCGGACCTCCAGTATTTTCATGATTCCATCCCGTCGGATTCTACCATATCGCGTAATATCTCTTCGTAGGACTGCATGAGCAGAGGGCGTTCCTCCTCCGTGATATCATGATCGTCAAGACAGCGAATAAAGACCTCTTTTTCGTTCAAATCATCAAGCGTTTCCTCGGTAATACTGCGCTGCATGACGCGATCTACAATCCGCTTATTTATTATTCTTCGAATTTCCAGCTGACTGCCTTCAACGGCCAGTTCCATCTGTTCACGTAAATCGGCAACGATCTCTTTTCCCATGTATTCAATCTCCAGCCAAACACTTTTCTGCTGGGCACTTAACGCCTGAATACGCTGCAATAGATATTCCATATCGCCTTTCACGTGCTCCATCATTTGAAAACACGGAATCGGCTTCAGATCAATGACCGGGTGCTTACCATTAAAAGTAATGATGACGACGCTTTTCAGCTGTTTAGCTTCTCCGAATCCCATGGGAATGGGTGAACCGGAGTAGCGAACCGCTTCCTTTTTATCCACGCACTGCGGAATATGCAGATGACCGAGTGCCACATAGTCTACCGTCTCAGGGAAAATAGTCGACCCCACGTGCGCCAGTGATCCCACGTACAATTCGCGCACCCCGTCATCATCATTTGTCTTCCCGCCTGCGGTAAACAGATGTCCCATGGCTACCAGCGGAATATTCCCATATTGAACCCTCTGTGTTTCTGCCATGTCACACACATCGGCATAATGCTTTTTCAAACCGGCAATGAGTTTGGAACTCTTTTCTTCTATCCCCTCCCCTGCTTCCACCGTCCGAAGATCACGATCACGCAAATAAGGCACGGCACAAATAATCGCTTCGGGGTTCCCGTCTGGACCGGCCAGCGGAATGACTTCCTGCTCCAATTCCGTCGCAGCACCCACAACATGGACATGCAATGTGCGTAGAATATCCTTTGGCGCATCGAGAAATGACGGAGAATCGTGGTTCCCTGCAGTAATAACCACATGGCGGCAGGATGAAAAAGCGATCTTACCCAGAAAACGATAATAGATTTCCTGAGCACGATGACTAGGCACGGTCGTATCGAAAATATCGCCCGCAACCAGCAGCACATCGATGGATTCCTGAACCACACACTCGGCCAGCCAGTCCAGAAACAGCTCAAATTCATCATAGCGCTTATGTCCGTACAGCATGCGCCCGAGATGCCAGTCCGATGTATGCAGTATCTTCATTCGCCTTCCCTTCGCCTTCCAAAACAAAAGAACTGTTTTACACATTAATTAAAATAAAGCCAGTACTCAGGACACATTATGCTTTATCCAACGCAGTGCTTCGGATAACCTGCGACATTGAATTTGAGCAACATCAGAATAGCACTGCTATCACCGTTTACTCCGAAAAAATCGGGATGAACGAGGCACACGCCTGGAGTTTACTTTTATGGATATCAAACAACTGGCCGAATTGGCAGGCGTCTCCATCGCAACAGTTTCCCGCGTTATCAATGACAAAAAAGGTGTCCGGCCAGATGTCAGAGAGCGCATAAAAGCACTCGTAAAAGAACACCATTACCGACCCAATCAACTGGCACGCGGACTGGTCAGCAAACGCAGCCGCGTTATCGGCCTGCTGGTTCCCCGGGTACTGAATTTCTATGAAGATTTCGTCGAGGCTGCCCTGTCCACCTGCCACAGCAATGAATACTCCGTTATGATTGCAAGCGCATTTGCCCGATTTGAAGGCGAAGTGGACAATTTTTATCTCATGTATGAAAAACAGGTAGAAGGCATCATCTATTACGCATCAAAAGTATCAGACAAACATCGCGCCGCCATGAAAACTATTGGCCGGAACATACCGGTTGTGGCTATCGATTATGAACCCGAAGCCAACATAACTATGAGCTGCATTCTCAACGACAATTATTCTGGCGCACGAATGGCCATGGAGTATCTTATTGAACAGGGACATCACCGAATTGCCTGCATTGGCGGACCGCAATATCACACCATGGGACTGGATCGGACAAAGGCCTACCATGACGTCATGCGCGAACATGGACTACCCGTGGAATCAGGATATCTCACCTCCGGGGATTACGACAGCATTTCCGGTGAACAATGCATGATATCCATTTTAAACACATCGAGCATCCCGCCCACCGCTGTTTTTTCCGCCAACGACCAGATGGTCTATGGCGCAGTCAAAGCACTCAGTGACCGAAATATATCTGTGCCCGACGACATCTCCTTTGTGGGATACGATGACAACTCGTTATCCGCCTTTTTCCACCCCGGCATCACCACCATTCGACAAGATCGTTACCACATGGGAAAAATAGCCGCCCATATTCTTCTAGAAGAAATCAGAAATCCCCAAGCCCCGAAACAGCGCATTACACTGCAACACGAGCTGATCCAGCGCGAGAGCGTACGCCGTCTAGAGGATCAGACGTCCCTGACCGGGAGAACATCATAACAGCACATTGCGGACTACAGGATAGTTCGGGCTATTCTGCTACGACAACCCAGTCCTTACCAAAAAAAGACCCGTTGCGAATCAGGCACTGCCCGAGAATGTTACATTCGCCCGGTGCGTCGCCCGGCAGACGAGACAAGATCACCGCTTCATTACGCAGGCCTTTCGGGTCTGTACCAATCATCTGAAACACATAATAATTGGAACCAGCGTGAATCATCGATGCAGGCACGATGACCTTCCATACATCTAAAAGCATATCGTCCCGTTCGGGCTGGCCATGAAACGTCTGTATTGGATCTGCCTGCGCTGAAAGCACAATATTGTCGACCCATTCCGCATCCAGCCAATGTTCTTTTTCGCCGTTCCACCACCGCAACCGAATTTTCTCCTCTTTTTCCCCGGCATAGTCATAGGGCGTTAATAAAAACAGCTGCACAGGCTGCTCCTTTGAAACAGTCTTATTCTGCTCTGGACGAAAGAAATCAGACCGGCCAGGAATCAATTCAGCCATCTCGCGTCCATCGTTGTGATAGGCCCAGTCGGTATAGATAAATGCCTGAGCACCCGCAGTCAGCAACAGGCACAAGATTGATGCAGCGCAGCATTTTTTCATGATTAAATTGATCCCAAGTTTCTGCGGGTATGATGCCACAGGCAGCATTACCCGTCCAGAGACATTGCATCATTTATACCGTTCGACCATGATCGCAACGGAACGGCATCCCGTAAGAAACCGCGGCTTTTCCACCGTGATCCGTGCCGTGGATACGCGTTCATATTCCAGGCACAGCATAGCCACCTGATCACCCATAGCCTCAATAAGATGAAAAGAACTGGTTTCCAGTTTTGCACGAATACGATGGTATAACTCGTCATAATTCAGTGTTCCATCCAGTTGATCCGTGGCACAGCCGGGATGCAGAGTACATTCCAGCTCCACTTGCAGTCGCAACGGCCGTTTTTCCTCCCGCTCCCAATCTTCCACGCCGATGATGCACATCACGTCTATGTCATTAATAAATAATTTATCCATTGGCTTTTCCTTCACAGTGCTGGCCCCCGTCGACATAAAGAATCTGCCCCGTCACCGCATCATTCTGCATAAGATAATCCAGTGCCATCAGCAGCTGAGCAACCGTCGGCCGTTTTTCCAGCGGAATGAATCCTGCAAATTCACGCACGGCCTCATGCATCTTACGTGCCGGGGGCCACACCGGTCCAGGTGCTATGCCGTTTACAGTGATGCCCGGGGCCAGTTCTATGGCAGATAAAGTCACCATTTCCGCCAATAGTTTTTTGCTAATCGCATAACTGACATGTTGCCGGTCAGTGCGGGTGATTCGCTGGTCCAAAAGATAAATAATTTTCCCGCAACGTTGGTCACGTGCAAAGGCCTTGGTGCACAACATAGGGGCCATGAAATTCACCTGCCACTGTTCCAGCATTTGGTTGGCCTGCAGGGTTTGGATGCGATCGGCGTGAAATGTGGCGGCATTACACAGGAGGATATCAATACGACCTGCAACCGCCATGGCTTGCGTCATCAACTCTTCCACCGCATCACTTTGCATTAGGTCTGCCTGAAGAACATAACTGCTCACCCCGTATTCTCGGCACTGGGCAGCGGTTTTTTCAGCAGATTGCACCGAACGATGACAATGAATCAGTGTATGAACCCCCTGCCGTGCCAGATGGCAGGCAAATGCGGCACCAAGCCGCTGCCCTCCACCCGTAACCAGTGCATAGCAACCTTTCAGCTGCATGAATCAAACACCATCCTGTTTGCTGCGATACCATTGCGGTAATGCGCGGCTACATAGATGCTCTTAAAGCGAATATAACACACATCCAGTGCATCATTCACCACAAGGTATTGATAATCATTGCGATGAGCCATTTCTGCCTGCGCCTTGGCCAATCGACGTTCGATCACCTCCGGCGCGTCGGAATTACGTGAAATGAGTCGACTGCGCAATATGTCCATGGATGGCGGTGCAACAAATACATCTACATAGCTACCGATAAGCAAAGGATCACAATCTGGTCGACGCAGATATTCCCTGACTTTTTCGGTACCCTGTACGTCGATATCCATCAACACATCCCGACCGGCACGCAAGTGCTCCAGCACCGTCTGTTTCAGTGTTCCATACCATGATCCGTGTACTTCCGCGCATTCGAGAAACTCGTCCCGCTCTTTTCGCGCATCAAAACCCGACATATCCATAAAATGGTAATGGGTTCCATTCTGCTCTCCCCTGCGGGGCAGACGCGTCGTACACGAAACGGAATAATGAACACGGGGATATTCTGCAATCAGCCGATTGCACAAGGTCGTTTTACCCGCACCGGAAGGCGCAGAGACGATTATCCAAACGGGTGCTCCTTCATTGTCTGTATTCATTGCTTATTCCACGTTTTGAACTT is part of the Spartobacteria bacterium genome and encodes:
- a CDS encoding chromosome segregation protein SMC, producing MKILEVRFKNLNSLHGEWCIDFTRPNYVSDGIFAITGPTGAGKSTILDAICLALYGRTPRLKNITQSTNEIMSRRTGECFAEVTFMSQAGVFRCCWSQHRARRNPNGNLVAPLHEIAEIKNGERDGDGVIIEDKKSRIGAVVVEKTGMDFDRFTRSMLLAQGGFSVFLEASSGDRAPILEQITGTEVYSRISVCVHERHRAENEKLDFLRAETDGLVMFSAEEEAAKRAELDEQQAEWKTLSEKKEQRTLDVRWLKEMDSLKQELQVIDAEYVALQSELIGFEPEKQRLLRALQASELDCAYATLISARKQYMADQEQCKQLVSRLPESEKAVAEALSRLVAAEKIMQEAKNAQLLQQECIKQMRRMDQSIDEQSSRLQDQQSEFDRTRLVLLQHEKEGKQAEVNREQAQKKLDDLELYLTAHASDAALVTERSGLDLRLSQLQDFSEKGLANAQQIAKGAHTLASAEKALNQVERDHLRHQKKVEISKIQEDAARTSLKALLGDRLLREYRNEKDCCLREMAFLQKIAGLEEERAKLVDGKPCPLCGAVQHPFASGHVPQIDETERRIASLSQRIDQAEQLEQTIVQQEKTTQIAEAACRLAEKQLAQVQQTLSEEKNAQQRLITEQNDLSRQGQLSQQELLERLAPFGIVVLPQKLHELSTALLQRQQAWQQHSDKKAEWTQLLHTHQIQIQKSHGVIETLAAAHNKNHEMLQKAKAVLDERKAHRKTTYGTKNPDDEEQKSMQLVAASEKQEKVNRRQHALLEQQRNGLQVQIHDIKERITREREDLDVAQMRFSAQCLQRNMADEMDYLAQSLPPEQRNALAQQAKMMDDRVTNLEIRKKDRSGRLIGSSRNCVL
- the sbcD gene encoding exonuclease subunit SbcD, with the translated sequence MKILHTSDWHLGRMLYGHKRYDEFELFLDWLAECVVQESIDVLLVAGDIFDTTVPSHRAQEIYYRFLGKIAFSSCRHVVITAGNHDSPSFLDAPKDILRTLHVHVVGAATELEQEVIPLAGPDGNPEAIICAVPYLRDRDLRTVEAGEGIEEKSSKLIAGLKKHYADVCDMAETQRVQYGNIPLVAMGHLFTAGGKTNDDDGVRELYVGSLAHVGSTIFPETVDYVALGHLHIPQCVDKKEAVRYSGSPIPMGFGEAKQLKSVVIITFNGKHPVIDLKPIPCFQMMEHVKGDMEYLLQRIQALSAQQKSVWLEIEYMGKEIVADLREQMELAVEGSQLEIRRIINKRIVDRVMQRSITEETLDDLNEKEVFIRCLDDHDITEEERPLLMQSYEEILRDMVESDGMES
- a CDS encoding LacI family transcriptional regulator is translated as MDIKQLAELAGVSIATVSRVINDKKGVRPDVRERIKALVKEHHYRPNQLARGLVSKRSRVIGLLVPRVLNFYEDFVEAALSTCHSNEYSVMIASAFARFEGEVDNFYLMYEKQVEGIIYYASKVSDKHRAAMKTIGRNIPVVAIDYEPEANITMSCILNDNYSGARMAMEYLIEQGHHRIACIGGPQYHTMGLDRTKAYHDVMREHGLPVESGYLTSGDYDSISGEQCMISILNTSSIPPTAVFSANDQMVYGAVKALSDRNISVPDDISFVGYDDNSLSAFFHPGITTIRQDRYHMGKIAAHILLEEIRNPQAPKQRITLQHELIQRESVRRLEDQTSLTGRTS
- a CDS encoding dihydroneopterin aldolase: MSTGASTVKEKPMDKLFINDIDVMCIIGVEDWEREEKRPLRLQVELECTLHPGCATDQLDGTLNYDELYHRIRAKLETSSFHLIEAMGDQVAMLCLEYERVSTARITVEKPRFLTGCRSVAIMVERYK
- a CDS encoding SDR family oxidoreductase, with translation MQLKGCYALVTGGGQRLGAAFACHLARQGVHTLIHCHRSVQSAEKTAAQCREYGVSSYVLQADLMQSDAVEELMTQAMAVAGRIDILLCNAATFHADRIQTLQANQMLEQWQVNFMAPMLCTKAFARDQRCGKIIYLLDQRITRTDRQHVSYAISKKLLAEMVTLSAIELAPGITVNGIAPGPVWPPARKMHEAVREFAGFIPLEKRPTVAQLLMALDYLMQNDAVTGQILYVDGGQHCEGKANG
- a CDS encoding guanylate kinase; protein product: MNTDNEGAPVWIIVSAPSGAGKTTLCNRLIAEYPRVHYSVSCTTRLPRRGEQNGTHYHFMDMSGFDARKERDEFLECAEVHGSWYGTLKQTVLEHLRAGRDVLMDIDVQGTEKVREYLRRPDCDPLLIGSYVDVFVAPPSMDILRSRLISRNSDAPEVIERRLAKAQAEMAHRNDYQYLVVNDALDVCYIRFKSIYVAAHYRNGIAANRMVFDSCS